The Thermomicrobiales bacterium genome includes a window with the following:
- the hisF gene encoding imidazole glycerol phosphate synthase subunit HisF gives MSLCRRIIPCLDVTGGRVVKGVQFVELRDAGDPVEMAAAYDAAGADEITFLDITATSDNRETMVDVVRATAQRVHIPLTVGGGIRTTDDMYRMLRAGADKVSVNSAAIARPELIAEGAHRFGNQCIVLAIDAKRRDDGGWEVVSHGGRRPTGLDAVEWARRGVEAGAGEILLTSMDRDGTQQGYDLELTRAVSDAVPVPVIASGGVGTLEHLYDGLTAGGAWAVLAASIFHYGTYSIAEAKDYLASRGVVVRQPFAGSA, from the coding sequence ATGAGTCTGTGCCGACGCATTATTCCCTGCCTCGATGTGACAGGCGGGCGCGTGGTCAAGGGCGTGCAGTTCGTCGAGTTGCGCGATGCAGGCGATCCGGTTGAGATGGCGGCAGCCTACGACGCCGCCGGGGCCGACGAGATCACATTCCTCGATATCACCGCGACCAGCGACAATCGCGAGACGATGGTCGACGTTGTTCGCGCGACGGCGCAGCGGGTGCATATCCCGCTGACGGTCGGCGGCGGGATCCGCACGACCGACGACATGTATCGCATGCTGCGGGCGGGTGCTGACAAGGTCAGCGTGAACTCGGCCGCGATTGCCCGACCGGAGCTGATCGCCGAGGGAGCGCACCGCTTCGGCAACCAGTGCATCGTGCTGGCGATCGACGCCAAGCGCCGCGACGATGGCGGTTGGGAGGTCGTCAGCCACGGCGGACGCCGCCCGACCGGGCTGGATGCGGTCGAGTGGGCACGCCGCGGTGTTGAGGCCGGGGCCGGCGAGATCCTGCTGACCAGCATGGACCGTGACGGCACCCAGCAGGGCTACGACCTGGAGCTGACTCGCGCCGTCTCCGATGCCGTCCCGGTACCCGTCATCGCCTCCGGCGGCGTCGGCACGCTTGAGCACCTCTACGACGGGCTGACGGCTGGTGGTGCATGGGCTGTCCTGGCCGCATCTATCTTCCACTACGGCACGTACTCAATTGCCGAGGCGAAGGACTATCTGGCATCGCGGGGTGTGGTAGTCCGGCAGCCATTTGCCGGTTCGGCCTGA
- a CDS encoding NlpC/P60 family protein, which yields MRRSRSLMAIAVAATMTLALVIPVAADLNLVPGDYAQVAYTNGDGVNVRTAAGYSGAIVATLGEGVEVSIVDGPVWADDGSGWYYISADTWDGWIEGWVISDYVSGDPAAVRYESVASAEVATWATVVGTDGYGLRLRDGATTAAGVITVMGEGESVGVVESWITGSDGGSWASVQYGGMAGYASMDYLSIGGGSSDTVSVASEPVTSGLSIGDRAAVSGTGGGGLNVRAEAYYGASVLTVVPEGDVVVIIDGPAWDGEGNGWYQVDYSSTVGWVHGGYLSWTDAAPSNAPVLEAVETPEPVAEEPVADAPVAAVSGVGDAIVSEALNYVGLPYVWGGTTPSGFDCSGFTYYIINRVVGNGFSRSLEVQAVSGSYVDPDNLQAGDLIFQQNTYKWGLSHVGIYIGGGQMVNAQSERVGVAIANIWDSYWGPRYYTARRIG from the coding sequence ATGAGACGCAGTCGGTCGCTGATGGCGATTGCCGTGGCGGCCACGATGACTCTGGCGCTCGTTATTCCAGTAGCCGCAGATCTCAATCTCGTTCCTGGTGACTATGCACAGGTCGCGTACACCAACGGTGACGGCGTGAATGTGCGTACGGCAGCCGGGTATTCCGGAGCGATCGTCGCGACCCTCGGCGAGGGGGTTGAGGTTTCGATCGTTGACGGTCCGGTCTGGGCTGATGACGGCTCGGGCTGGTACTACATTTCCGCTGACACCTGGGATGGCTGGATTGAAGGCTGGGTCATCTCTGACTATGTTTCCGGCGATCCAGCAGCCGTTCGATACGAGTCCGTCGCCAGCGCTGAAGTCGCCACCTGGGCGACCGTGGTTGGCACTGATGGTTACGGCCTGCGCCTGCGAGATGGCGCGACGACCGCAGCCGGCGTGATCACCGTCATGGGTGAGGGCGAATCGGTCGGCGTTGTCGAGTCGTGGATCACCGGCAGCGACGGCGGCAGCTGGGCGAGCGTTCAGTACGGCGGCATGGCCGGTTACGCATCGATGGACTACCTCTCAATCGGTGGCGGTTCGAGCGATACCGTGTCAGTTGCCAGTGAGCCAGTTACCAGCGGCCTGAGCATCGGCGACCGGGCGGCAGTGTCCGGCACCGGCGGTGGTGGCCTGAATGTCCGCGCCGAAGCCTATTACGGCGCAAGCGTGCTGACGGTTGTCCCTGAGGGCGATGTCGTCGTTATCATCGACGGCCCGGCCTGGGATGGCGAAGGCAACGGCTGGTATCAGGTTGATTACTCCAGCACCGTTGGCTGGGTGCATGGCGGCTACCTGTCCTGGACTGACGCTGCACCATCGAACGCCCCGGTTCTTGAAGCTGTCGAGACGCCTGAGCCTGTTGCAGAAGAGCCGGTTGCTGATGCGCCGGTCGCGGCAGTCAGCGGCGTTGGTGACGCCATCGTGTCCGAAGCGCTCAACTACGTCGGTCTGCCCTACGTCTGGGGCGGCACGACTCCGTCAGGCTTCGACTGCTCTGGCTTCACGTACTACATCATCAATCGCGTCGTCGGGAACGGCTTCTCCCGTTCGCTCGAAGTTCAGGCCGTGAGCGGCAGCTATGTCGATCCGGACAACCTGCAGGCTGGTGACCTGATCTTCCAGCAGAACACCTACAAGTGGGGCCTGTCGCACGTCGGCATCTACATCGGTGGTGGCCAGATGGTGAACGCGCAGAGCGAGCGCGTCGGTGTCGCCATCGCCAACATCTGGGATAGCTACTGGGGTCCACGCTACTACACCGCTCGCCGCATCGGCTAG
- a CDS encoding Type 1 glutamine amidotransferase-like domain-containing protein translates to MKLLLTSGGVRNPSIHNALLELLDKPIAECNALCIPTATYGHPMAGPGAAWRFISGRGQTKMTDLGWKSVGVLELTALPSLGEALWHPWVQNADVLLVDGGDALFLSYWMQQSGLAALLPSLSATWVGLSAGSMVMTPRIGREFMQWNPPSGSDETLGIVDFSIFPHLNHPDLPWNTMERAEQWAANIPGPAYAVDDDTAFKVVDGNVEIVSEGQWQLLHS, encoded by the coding sequence GTGAAACTGCTTCTCACCTCCGGCGGGGTCAGGAATCCGAGCATCCACAACGCACTCCTCGAGTTGCTGGACAAGCCGATCGCCGAGTGCAACGCGCTCTGCATCCCGACTGCGACATACGGGCACCCGATGGCTGGGCCGGGGGCGGCGTGGCGATTCATCAGCGGGCGCGGGCAAACGAAGATGACCGATCTTGGTTGGAAATCGGTTGGCGTGCTGGAGCTCACCGCATTGCCCAGCCTCGGCGAGGCGCTCTGGCACCCCTGGGTCCAGAACGCGGACGTGCTCCTGGTGGATGGTGGGGACGCGCTGTTCCTGAGCTACTGGATGCAGCAGTCCGGCCTGGCAGCTCTCCTGCCGTCACTGTCCGCCACCTGGGTGGGCCTCAGCGCCGGTAGCATGGTCATGACGCCGCGAATCGGCAGAGAGTTCATGCAGTGGAACCCGCCGAGCGGCAGCGACGAAACGCTCGGCATCGTAGACTTCTCGATCTTCCCGCACCTGAATCACCCGGATCTGCCGTGGAACACGATGGAGCGCGCGGAGCAATGGGCTGCCAACATCCCCGGCCCCGCCTACGCCGTCGACGACGACACCGCGTTCAAGGTCGTCGATGGCAACGTTGAGATTGTCTCCGAAGGGCAGTGGCAGCTGCTGCATTCCTGA
- a CDS encoding right-handed parallel beta-helix repeat-containing protein — MRIIRFAAVLAILSTLVVVAGAAPAAAADDCVIVRTPRSYQLQGDCTTDSTIFVPNGATLDGRGYTITAVNPDGGKFRGAVVQNEGSSMNITRLVVRADVGQTGCAAGNDRLAGVRFDSASGSITKSSILDINQGASGCQEGNAIEVRNPPFDGTGSNPMRVEISNNRVENYQKTGIVVNGDVIVMMYNNTVGASATQASLAANAVQIAYGAGGWVSNNTVYGNQWLGTSYWYGAAFLLYQAENLQVVNNTVLGNSDYGFAIDTSNNILLRGNYISDQGADSGVCHEYNGDCYTFDIGIGSYYSTNVQLLSNQIVNFDVQYETEDGPQRIGNDNGRSGRSGR, encoded by the coding sequence ATGAGGATTATTCGATTCGCGGCTGTGCTGGCTATCCTGAGCACACTCGTCGTTGTGGCGGGGGCTGCTCCGGCAGCCGCGGCAGACGATTGCGTGATTGTCCGCACGCCGCGCTCATACCAGCTGCAGGGCGACTGCACGACTGACTCAACAATCTTCGTGCCAAACGGCGCGACGCTGGACGGCCGAGGCTACACAATCACTGCCGTCAACCCGGACGGCGGCAAGTTCCGGGGTGCTGTCGTGCAGAACGAGGGCAGCTCGATGAACATCACGCGCCTCGTTGTGCGTGCTGATGTTGGGCAGACCGGCTGCGCCGCAGGCAACGACCGCCTCGCCGGCGTGCGCTTCGATAGCGCTAGTGGGTCGATCACCAAGAGCTCGATTCTGGATATCAACCAGGGCGCGTCCGGTTGTCAGGAGGGGAATGCGATCGAGGTTCGCAACCCACCATTCGACGGCACCGGCAGCAACCCGATGCGGGTTGAGATCTCCAACAATCGAGTCGAGAACTACCAGAAGACCGGCATCGTCGTGAACGGTGATGTCATCGTCATGATGTACAACAACACCGTCGGTGCCAGTGCCACCCAGGCGTCGCTGGCCGCGAACGCCGTTCAGATCGCCTATGGTGCTGGCGGCTGGGTCAGCAACAACACCGTCTACGGCAACCAGTGGCTGGGGACTTCGTACTGGTACGGGGCGGCCTTCCTGCTCTACCAGGCCGAGAACCTCCAGGTGGTGAACAACACGGTACTCGGCAATTCGGACTACGGTTTCGCGATCGACACGTCGAACAACATCCTGCTCCGGGGCAACTACATCTCGGATCAGGGCGCAGATAGCGGCGTTTGCCACGAGTACAATGGCGACTGCTATACGTTCGATATTGGCATCGGCAGCTACTACAGCACGAATGTCCAACTGCTCAGCAACCAGATCGTGAACTTCGATGTGCAGTACGAGACCGAGGATGGTCCGCAGCGCATCGGCAACGACAACGGTCGGTCCGGACGCTCGGGGCGGTAG